A portion of the Paenibacillus hamazuiensis genome contains these proteins:
- a CDS encoding phage holin family protein: MHIIGHIVRFIVSALVLMFVSFIVPAFSIGGFWSALFLALVIAVAAYVIEGIFGRKITPFGRGIVGFLTSALVIWLAQFIVGGMRTTIIGAILAALVIGIIDLFIPVKTPFEGFARNKRDK; encoded by the coding sequence ATGCACATTATAGGACATATCGTTCGTTTTATCGTTTCGGCTCTTGTTTTGATGTTTGTCAGCTTTATCGTTCCCGCCTTCTCGATTGGCGGTTTCTGGAGCGCGTTGTTCCTGGCTCTTGTCATCGCCGTTGCCGCCTATGTCATCGAGGGCATCTTCGGCAGAAAAATAACGCCGTTCGGGCGCGGTATCGTCGGTTTCCTGACGAGTGCGCTTGTGATCTGGCTCGCGCAATTCATTGTCGGCGGCATGAGAACGACGATTATCGGTGCGATTTTGGCCGCTTTGGTGATCGGGATCATCGACTTGTTTATCCCTGTAAAAACGCCGTTTGAAGGCTTCGCCCGCAACAAGCGGGATAAATAA
- a CDS encoding endonuclease MutS2 codes for MDQKILKTLDFYAILHTLAHHAATSLGKDRAEKLEPIGDFEEVKRRLKATDEATNVDRLKGGAPFGGIRDITAALHRARIGGMLNTTELLDIATTIFGARRLHKFIEAANEEYEVPLLMGLCGNLADHKPVEEAIRRCIDENAQVLDSASPELARIRQELKTNETRARDRLEQMIRTPSIQKMLQDNIITMRGDRYVIPVKQEYRGHFGGMIHDQSASGATLFIEPESVVQLNNKLRELTLKEQAEIEKILRALTAKVGEVVDDLLNNVDILGELDFIFAKAGLAREQKSTMPRMNDRGFIKIKRGRHPLIAPDKVVPLDIELGNQYSTIIVTGPNTGGKTVSLKCIGLLSLMAMAGLFVPAEEGSQLCVFDAIYADIGDEQSIEQNLSTFSSHMTNIIRILREMTPKSLVLLDELGAGTDPAEGSALAIAILEYIQKMGSRMVATTHYSELKAYAYERQGVINASMEFDVQTLKPTYRLLVGVPGRSNAFAIAERLGLARSIIEHARGQVGEEDQRVESMIATLEENRLTAEAERHTAEQLRREVETLRRELEAERQKFREQRDKLLAKAERDAAEAVAKARREAEEVIAELRRLAKEAAGSVKDHQLIAARRRLDQAVPELRDKSAKAPKKKADRIEPGDEVLVTNLGQKGHVVDIGDTEATVQLGIMKMKVSKANLELVKQAASGGGKAAQPQATSSINRTRDDNTRMELDLRGQNLEDALIEVDRFLDESFLANFGQVYIIHGKGTGILRSGIHDYLRRHKHVKSYRVGNYNEGGIGVTVAELK; via the coding sequence TTGGATCAGAAAATATTAAAAACGTTGGATTTTTACGCCATTTTACATACACTTGCCCATCATGCGGCCACTTCGCTCGGAAAGGACAGAGCGGAGAAGCTTGAGCCCATCGGCGATTTCGAAGAAGTGAAGCGGCGCCTGAAAGCGACCGACGAAGCTACCAATGTCGATCGACTGAAGGGAGGCGCTCCGTTCGGAGGCATCCGCGATATTACGGCGGCGCTGCACCGTGCGCGCATCGGCGGCATGCTGAACACGACGGAGCTGCTCGATATCGCCACTACGATTTTCGGCGCGCGGCGGCTGCACAAGTTCATCGAAGCCGCTAACGAAGAGTATGAAGTGCCGCTTCTGATGGGGCTGTGCGGCAATTTGGCCGACCATAAGCCGGTGGAAGAAGCGATCAGGCGCTGCATCGACGAAAACGCGCAGGTGCTCGACAGCGCAAGCCCCGAGCTCGCCCGCATCCGTCAGGAGCTGAAAACGAACGAAACGCGTGCCCGGGACCGTCTGGAGCAAATGATCCGGACGCCGTCCATCCAGAAGATGCTGCAGGATAACATCATCACGATGCGTGGCGACCGTTATGTCATTCCGGTCAAGCAGGAGTATCGCGGGCATTTCGGAGGCATGATTCACGATCAATCCGCTTCGGGGGCGACGCTGTTCATCGAGCCGGAGTCGGTTGTCCAGCTCAATAACAAGCTGCGCGAGCTGACGTTGAAGGAGCAGGCCGAGATCGAAAAAATTTTGCGGGCGCTGACGGCGAAAGTCGGCGAAGTGGTGGACGATCTGCTGAATAACGTGGACATCTTGGGCGAGCTCGATTTTATTTTTGCCAAAGCCGGGTTGGCGCGCGAGCAGAAGTCGACGATGCCGCGGATGAACGACCGCGGATTTATCAAGATCAAGCGAGGCCGTCATCCGCTCATCGCGCCGGACAAGGTCGTGCCGCTGGATATCGAGCTGGGCAACCAGTACTCGACGATCATCGTCACCGGGCCGAATACGGGCGGCAAAACCGTGTCGCTCAAATGCATCGGCCTCTTGTCGCTGATGGCGATGGCCGGGCTGTTCGTGCCGGCGGAGGAAGGCAGCCAGCTGTGCGTATTCGATGCGATCTACGCCGACATCGGCGATGAGCAAAGCATCGAGCAAAACCTCAGCACGTTTTCCAGCCACATGACCAACATCATCCGAATATTGCGGGAAATGACGCCGAAAAGCCTGGTGCTGCTCGACGAGCTTGGAGCGGGGACGGACCCGGCGGAAGGGTCGGCGCTTGCCATCGCAATATTGGAATATATTCAGAAAATGGGTTCCCGGATGGTCGCAACGACGCATTACAGCGAGCTCAAGGCGTACGCTTACGAGCGTCAGGGGGTCATCAACGCAAGCATGGAATTCGACGTGCAGACGCTGAAGCCGACGTACCGGCTGCTCGTCGGCGTCCCCGGCCGCAGCAACGCGTTTGCGATCGCCGAGCGTCTTGGCCTCGCCCGCTCGATCATCGAGCATGCCCGCGGTCAGGTCGGCGAGGAAGACCAGCGCGTCGAATCGATGATCGCCACGCTGGAAGAGAACCGCCTGACCGCGGAAGCGGAGCGGCACACCGCCGAGCAGCTGCGGCGGGAGGTGGAAACGCTGCGCCGCGAGCTCGAGGCCGAGCGGCAGAAGTTCCGCGAGCAGCGCGACAAGCTGCTCGCCAAAGCGGAGCGCGACGCCGCGGAGGCCGTCGCGAAAGCCCGCCGCGAGGCCGAGGAGGTCATCGCGGAGCTGCGCCGCCTCGCCAAGGAAGCGGCGGGCAGCGTCAAGGACCACCAGCTGATCGCGGCGCGGCGCAGGCTGGATCAGGCGGTGCCGGAGCTTCGCGACAAATCCGCGAAAGCGCCGAAGAAGAAAGCCGACCGGATCGAGCCGGGCGACGAGGTGCTGGTGACCAACCTGGGCCAGAAAGGCCATGTGGTCGATATCGGCGACACGGAAGCAACCGTCCAGCTTGGCATTATGAAGATGAAGGTAAGCAAGGCGAACCTCGAGCTGGTGAAACAGGCCGCCTCGGGAGGAGGGAAGGCGGCGCAGCCGCAGGCGACCTCCAGCATCAATCGGACGCGCGACGACAACACGCGCATGGAGCTCGATCTGCGGGGCCAAAATTTGGAGGATGCGCTCATTGAGGTCGACCGGTTCCTGGACGAATCGTTTTTGGCCAACTTCGGACAAGTGTACATCATCCACGGCAAAGGGACCGGCATTCTCCGTTCCGGCATACACGACTATTTGCGCCGGCATAAGCATGTCAAATCATATCGCGTCGGCAATTATAACGAAGGCGGCATCGGCGTGACGGTCGCAGAGCTGAAGTAA
- a CDS encoding PspA/IM30 family protein, with protein sequence MGIFKRLRDLTMASINDLLDKAEDPVKMLNQFLRDMEEDIQDAEVAVAKQIAVEKKFQQQVEELEEIVNKRQEQAMKALEQGNEDLARRALQDKKEHQQRYDEMKQQYDIAKTNADQLRGQLQEMKDEFSKMKLKKDTLVARAEAAKAQKQINQAMSGFGTDNAAKGFDRMSQKVLELEAEAEASKELRSSNRTLDDELSALDKNDGVEDELAALKAKINEKKQQS encoded by the coding sequence ATGGGTATTTTCAAAAGATTGCGCGACTTGACGATGGCTTCGATCAACGACTTGCTGGACAAAGCGGAAGATCCGGTCAAGATGCTGAACCAGTTCCTGCGCGATATGGAAGAAGACATTCAAGATGCGGAAGTGGCGGTAGCGAAACAAATCGCCGTAGAGAAGAAATTCCAGCAGCAGGTGGAAGAGCTGGAAGAGATCGTGAACAAACGCCAGGAGCAGGCGATGAAGGCGCTCGAGCAGGGCAACGAAGATCTCGCCCGCCGTGCGTTGCAGGACAAGAAAGAGCATCAACAGCGTTACGATGAGATGAAGCAGCAGTACGACATCGCGAAGACCAACGCGGATCAGCTGCGCGGACAGCTTCAGGAGATGAAAGACGAATTCAGCAAGATGAAGCTGAAGAAAGATACGTTGGTAGCGCGCGCCGAAGCGGCCAAAGCTCAGAAGCAAATCAATCAGGCGATGTCCGGTTTCGGTACGGATAACGCGGCCAAAGGCTTCGACCGCATGTCGCAAAAGGTGCTCGAGCTTGAGGCCGAAGCCGAGGCGAGCAAGGAGCTGCGTTCCTCGAACCGCACGTTGGACGACGAGTTGAGTGCGCTCGACAAAAACGACGGCGTCGAAGACGAACTTGCCGCACTTAAGGCGAAAATTAACGAGAAGAAACAGCAGTCCTAA
- a CDS encoding DUF350 domain-containing protein — MNEEVDLLLANPYIETLAFFSIAVLALIVFLTVFELVTKYKDWDEIKKGNLSVAMATGGKIFGICNLFRFAILNNDSILQSLIWASYGFVLLLVAYFIFEFLTPYFNIDEQIQKDNRAVGFLSMIISISLSYVVGASVT; from the coding sequence TTGAACGAAGAGGTGGACTTGTTGCTCGCGAATCCGTATATCGAAACGTTAGCGTTTTTTTCCATTGCCGTATTGGCATTGATCGTCTTTCTGACGGTTTTTGAGCTTGTGACGAAATACAAGGATTGGGATGAAATCAAAAAAGGCAACCTGTCCGTTGCGATGGCGACGGGAGGGAAAATTTTCGGCATCTGCAATTTGTTCCGCTTTGCGATCTTGAACAACGATTCGATTTTGCAGTCGCTGATTTGGGCGAGCTACGGCTTCGTGCTGCTGCTCGTGGCTTATTTTATATTTGAGTTTCTGACGCCGTACTTCAATATCGACGAACAAATCCAAAAGGATAACAGAGCCGTCGGCTTCCTGTCGATGATCATTTCGATTTCGCTTTCCTATGTGGTAGGTGCCAGCGTGACATGA
- a CDS encoding MFS transporter: MHSDSSKQLFSPGWGRWKKGGYFRGSDWERGRSGGKKREQTAALTGQSRLLLTVNGLFAVGNALSGTFVNVYLWKARQDFALLGWFTLIHHLTMAFTFWLAGKWVKEHNKMNCLRAGVAVSALFYLVVLWLGAAAVDYFPLLGIIQGMSSGFFWIAFNVVYFEVTSPANRDKFNGWAGLLGSLAGMIAPWVSGFLIVRMEAASGYRLIFTMSLVIFLIGVVCSFFLKKRKSVGRYEWFLTLRCLKRAETPWRTVGLALVAQGMREGVFGFMIALMVYIATGTEMKIGNFSLITSAVALFSFMIVGRLLKPSHRKWAMFAGAFVMVAVIVPFFWRVNYATLLVFGVGVALFTPLYTIPMTSSVFDLIGQFEESVKKREEYIVMRELGLNAGRMLGTLIFTFVVMRTTSPTAINWLLLGIGSSPLLAWFFMRRQLGQLSLSEKAAAAAKKAAR; the protein is encoded by the coding sequence ATGCATTCAGACAGCAGCAAACAGCTTTTTTCACCCGGATGGGGACGGTGGAAAAAAGGCGGTTACTTCCGCGGAAGTGACTGGGAGCGAGGGCGAAGCGGAGGGAAGAAGCGGGAGCAGACGGCAGCCTTGACGGGCCAATCCCGCCTGCTATTGACGGTAAACGGTCTGTTCGCCGTCGGTAACGCATTGTCCGGCACGTTCGTGAACGTGTACTTATGGAAAGCAAGGCAGGATTTCGCATTGCTTGGCTGGTTTACGCTGATTCACCACTTGACGATGGCTTTTACGTTTTGGCTGGCCGGGAAATGGGTCAAGGAGCATAACAAAATGAACTGCCTGCGGGCCGGCGTAGCGGTATCGGCGCTGTTTTATTTGGTCGTTTTATGGCTGGGTGCCGCGGCGGTCGATTACTTCCCACTGCTTGGGATCATTCAAGGCATGTCATCCGGTTTTTTCTGGATCGCCTTCAATGTCGTTTATTTTGAAGTGACGAGTCCGGCGAACCGGGACAAATTTAACGGCTGGGCGGGCCTCCTCGGATCTTTGGCCGGGATGATTGCCCCGTGGGTGTCCGGTTTTTTGATCGTAAGGATGGAGGCGGCGAGCGGATACCGGCTTATTTTTACGATGTCGCTGGTCATCTTCCTGATCGGCGTCGTTTGCAGCTTTTTTCTGAAAAAGCGGAAGTCGGTTGGCCGGTACGAATGGTTTTTGACGCTGCGCTGTTTGAAGCGGGCGGAGACCCCCTGGCGCACGGTTGGCCTTGCCTTGGTCGCTCAGGGCATGCGCGAAGGCGTATTCGGCTTTATGATCGCTCTCATGGTGTATATAGCTACAGGCACGGAAATGAAAATCGGCAACTTTTCGCTGATTACGTCCGCCGTTGCGCTGTTCAGCTTTATGATCGTCGGCAGGCTGCTTAAACCGTCGCACCGGAAGTGGGCGATGTTCGCCGGAGCGTTTGTGATGGTTGCCGTCATCGTTCCGTTCTTTTGGCGGGTGAACTATGCGACGCTGCTCGTATTTGGGGTGGGAGTGGCGCTGTTTACCCCTCTCTATACGATTCCGATGACGTCGAGCGTGTTCGATTTGATCGGACAATTCGAGGAAAGCGTGAAAAAACGCGAGGAATACATCGTGATGCGCGAGCTTGGACTGAACGCCGGCCGGATGCTCGGAACGCTCATATTTACGTTTGTCGTGATGAGAACGACTTCACCTACGGCGATCAACTGGCTCCTGCTGGGCATCGGCAGCTCGCCGCTGCTTGCATGGTTTTTCATGCGGAGGCAGCTCGGTCAGCTTTCGCTTTCGGAAAAAGCGGCCGCAGCCGCAAAAAAAGCTGCCCGGTAA
- the cysK gene encoding cysteine synthase A — translation MTRKMVNSITELIGDTPAVRIRRLVGPEDAELYVKLEYFNPSGSVKDRAAFNLIAQAEKDGVLKPGATIIEPTSGNTGIGLAMNAAAKGYRAILVMPDNMTKERINILKAYGAEVVLTPAAERMPGAIRKALELRDQIPNSFIPQQFENKANPDIHRITTAVEIIEQMEGRLDAFVATSGTGGTITGTGEVLREKVPGIRIYVVEPKGSPVLSGGQPGPHKLVGTSPGFVPAILNTSVYDEIVQVSDDDALETTRRLAREEGILVGPSAGASVWTGLQVARKLGAGKRVLCIAPDTGERYLSMDIF, via the coding sequence GTGACCCGCAAAATGGTAAACAGCATCACCGAGCTGATCGGCGATACGCCGGCCGTACGCATTCGCAGGCTCGTGGGGCCGGAAGATGCCGAGTTGTACGTCAAGCTGGAATATTTCAATCCGAGCGGCAGCGTCAAAGATCGCGCCGCCTTTAATTTGATAGCGCAGGCAGAAAAGGACGGGGTGCTGAAGCCGGGAGCGACGATCATCGAGCCGACGAGCGGCAATACCGGCATCGGGCTGGCGATGAATGCCGCGGCCAAGGGCTACCGGGCGATTTTGGTCATGCCGGACAACATGACCAAGGAGCGCATTAATATTTTGAAGGCTTACGGCGCGGAAGTAGTGCTGACGCCGGCGGCCGAACGGATGCCGGGGGCAATTCGCAAGGCGCTCGAGCTGAGGGACCAAATTCCGAACAGCTTCATCCCGCAGCAGTTCGAGAATAAGGCGAACCCGGACATCCATCGCATCACGACGGCGGTGGAAATCATCGAGCAGATGGAAGGGCGGCTCGATGCGTTTGTCGCTACTTCGGGAACGGGCGGCACGATTACCGGGACCGGGGAAGTGCTGCGCGAGAAAGTGCCGGGCATCCGCATTTACGTCGTTGAGCCGAAGGGCTCTCCGGTGCTGTCCGGAGGCCAGCCGGGCCCGCATAAGCTCGTCGGGACAAGCCCCGGCTTCGTGCCGGCGATCCTGAATACGAGCGTATACGACGAAATCGTACAGGTATCGGACGACGATGCGCTCGAGACGACGCGCCGGCTTGCGAGGGAGGAAGGCATATTGGTCGGGCCGTCGGCCGGCGCCTCCGTTTGGACGGGGCTTCAGGTCGCCAGAAAGCTGGGAGCCGGGAAGCGGGTGCTGTGCATCGCGCCGGATACCGGGGAACGGTACCTCAGCATGGATATTTTTTGA
- a CDS encoding 5'-nucleotidase C-terminal domain-containing protein yields MLKRFVSAILISAPLLTLALGSVSIVRAETPSSGTVSIMYFNDGHEISPVVDKLGTRGGVARIKTLIDGAADEKIVAFGGDLGGGTLFGGVFKGFPMVEAFNRIPIDVANFGQHDFDAGSANTLELIKAAKFSWISSNLVGKDGKPFGNVPTYQLYEKQGIRIGVIGLTSAMETTTPDSAVKQKNVIEAAKLAVDQLKKEQNPDLIVALTQEPVEDDKALLQAVPDIRVVFTEEEAEEKSFVYEVDGAVKRYIFAPQGNMGSIAHVTVGRGADGQLTLSHEFLKVDENIKEDGALAEFAADYQARLDQELGKKIASADSGLPYGEHHESRFQETAIGNLIADAYRDYYQTDIAFANGGGIRASINQGDFTLKDAKSILPFGNKIVVAEVTGDMLLAALENSVSAVDKVAGAFLQTSGLSYAYNPAKPVGQRIEQALVNGKPLDKAGKYRLALSNYMYTGGDKYTMFAGAKTVVGANEALTDFELLIAYAEKKGVLSAKTEGRITVNGFADVTSDHWAAQDIYGLSAKGIIAGVDVTRFAPLEAVTRGEFSGYLAKALGLGRPELETALGWSGAGLSEQLTREEMAVAMKWAYAKKTGKTPVSGSPGDTTFADDAMIDPVARAAVSELARDGLLSGRPDNRFAPKEPASRAEIAHVVWVLANR; encoded by the coding sequence ATGCTTAAAAGATTCGTATCCGCAATCCTCATTTCCGCGCCGCTTCTCACCCTTGCCCTCGGAAGCGTTTCAATTGTCCGGGCGGAAACGCCTTCTTCAGGCACCGTGTCCATCATGTATTTCAACGACGGACATGAGATTAGTCCGGTGGTCGATAAGCTCGGCACCCGCGGCGGAGTGGCCCGCATCAAGACGCTGATCGACGGCGCGGCCGACGAGAAGATCGTTGCGTTCGGCGGAGACCTCGGCGGAGGCACGTTGTTTGGCGGCGTGTTCAAAGGGTTTCCGATGGTCGAAGCGTTTAACCGGATCCCGATCGATGTCGCCAATTTCGGACAGCACGACTTTGACGCAGGCTCCGCCAATACGCTGGAGCTCATTAAAGCAGCGAAATTCAGCTGGATTTCGAGCAATTTGGTCGGCAAGGACGGCAAGCCGTTCGGAAATGTGCCGACGTATCAACTATACGAAAAGCAGGGGATTCGCATCGGCGTCATCGGGCTGACGAGCGCTATGGAGACGACGACTCCGGATTCCGCCGTCAAGCAGAAAAATGTCATCGAAGCGGCCAAGCTTGCCGTGGACCAGCTGAAAAAGGAGCAAAATCCCGATCTGATCGTCGCCCTTACCCAGGAGCCCGTAGAGGACGACAAAGCTCTTCTGCAGGCGGTTCCCGATATCCGGGTTGTGTTTACGGAAGAGGAGGCCGAGGAGAAATCGTTTGTTTATGAGGTGGACGGTGCGGTAAAGCGATATATTTTCGCGCCTCAGGGGAATATGGGCTCGATCGCGCATGTAACGGTCGGCAGAGGTGCCGACGGCCAATTGACGCTTTCGCACGAGTTTCTCAAGGTGGACGAGAACATCAAGGAAGACGGAGCGCTTGCCGAATTCGCCGCCGATTACCAGGCGAGGCTCGATCAGGAGCTGGGCAAAAAGATCGCCTCGGCGGACAGCGGCCTGCCGTATGGAGAACACCACGAATCCCGGTTTCAAGAAACGGCCATCGGCAATCTGATTGCCGATGCTTACCGCGACTATTATCAAACCGACATCGCCTTCGCCAACGGCGGCGGCATTCGGGCCAGCATCAATCAGGGCGATTTCACTTTGAAGGATGCCAAATCGATTCTGCCGTTCGGCAACAAAATCGTTGTAGCCGAAGTGACCGGCGACATGCTGCTGGCCGCTCTCGAGAACAGCGTTTCGGCGGTGGACAAGGTGGCCGGCGCTTTCCTGCAAACGTCGGGTTTGTCGTATGCTTACAATCCGGCGAAGCCTGTCGGGCAAAGAATCGAGCAGGCGCTTGTGAACGGCAAGCCTTTGGATAAAGCAGGCAAATACAGATTGGCTCTCTCCAACTATATGTACACGGGCGGCGATAAATATACGATGTTTGCGGGCGCCAAAACCGTCGTCGGCGCGAACGAGGCGCTGACCGATTTCGAGCTGCTGATTGCTTATGCGGAAAAGAAAGGCGTCCTGAGCGCTAAAACGGAAGGCCGCATCACCGTGAACGGCTTCGCGGACGTCACGTCCGATCATTGGGCCGCGCAGGACATTTATGGCCTATCCGCAAAAGGAATCATCGCCGGCGTGGACGTCACCCGCTTTGCCCCGCTTGAGGCTGTAACGCGCGGCGAGTTCTCCGGCTATTTGGCGAAAGCGCTCGGACTCGGACGGCCGGAGCTCGAAACCGCGCTTGGCTGGAGTGGAGCCGGGCTGTCGGAGCAGCTGACCCGCGAAGAAATGGCCGTCGCGATGAAATGGGCCTACGCGAAGAAAACCGGGAAAACGCCGGTGTCCGGTTCGCCGGGAGATACGACTTTCGCCGACGACGCCATGATCGACCCGGTAGCAAGAGCCGCCGTGTCGGAGCTCGCTCGGGACGGCTTGCTGAGCGGTCGGCCGGACAACCGGTTCGCCCCAAAGGAGCCGGCTTCGCGGGCGGAGATCGCTCACGTCGTGTGGGTGCTGGCTAACCGGTAA
- a CDS encoding Uma2 family endonuclease — MEGKKNRSDLIREQPVAYDEYAELPDDGNRYELVDGRLELMSPGASPKHQIIGSAVLASLTASCGDDYLIFYEVDIILSSYHVRRPDIVMVHRDRNGIITKRGVEGPTDLVAEIVSVHSLRRDKVDKLRAYSAFGIPEYWIILPGSGMLEQYELGHAGIYELKDVYSGDEPVRSERLPCVKLTVNDALRDARLLPNEDEGV, encoded by the coding sequence ATGGAAGGGAAAAAAAATCGCAGCGACCTGATCCGCGAACAGCCGGTGGCATATGACGAATACGCAGAACTGCCGGATGACGGCAACCGTTATGAACTCGTCGATGGCCGGCTGGAGCTGATGTCTCCCGGAGCTTCGCCCAAGCATCAAATCATCGGCTCGGCCGTTTTGGCAAGTTTGACTGCAAGCTGCGGCGACGACTACCTCATTTTCTACGAGGTCGACATCATTTTATCTTCATACCATGTACGCCGGCCCGATATCGTGATGGTGCATCGCGACAGGAACGGCATCATAACGAAACGCGGTGTCGAGGGGCCTACCGACCTGGTCGCCGAAATCGTCTCCGTCCATTCGCTTAGACGCGACAAGGTCGATAAACTCCGCGCATACTCGGCATTCGGCATTCCGGAGTATTGGATCATCCTCCCAGGTTCCGGTATGCTTGAGCAATATGAGCTGGGACATGCCGGAATTTATGAACTGAAAGACGTTTATTCTGGCGACGAGCCGGTCCGCTCGGAGCGGCTTCCTTGCGTAAAGCTGACCGTAAACGACGCGCTGCGGGATGCCAGGCTGCTGCCGAATGAAGACGAAGGGGTTTAA
- a CDS encoding Lrp/AsnC family transcriptional regulator — protein MDEFKAKIIDLLKEDARRTPALIATLLGESEAEVAKAIKELEDEHIIAKYATIVNWSKVDGEKVTALIEVQITPERGRGFDAIAERIYLYPEVKSVYLMSGAYDLLVEIEGKTLKEVASFVSNKLSPIDRVLSTKTHFILKKYKQDGVIFEDHQDDHRMLISP, from the coding sequence ATGGACGAATTTAAAGCGAAGATTATTGACCTGTTGAAGGAAGACGCGCGCCGAACGCCGGCACTGATCGCAACGCTGCTTGGCGAATCGGAGGCGGAGGTGGCGAAGGCGATTAAAGAGCTCGAGGACGAGCATATCATCGCCAAATACGCGACGATCGTCAACTGGTCGAAGGTGGACGGCGAGAAGGTGACCGCGCTGATCGAGGTGCAGATCACTCCGGAGCGTGGCAGAGGCTTCGACGCGATTGCGGAGCGCATTTATTTGTATCCCGAGGTCAAATCCGTTTATTTGATGTCCGGCGCCTACGACCTGCTCGTGGAAATCGAAGGCAAGACGCTGAAGGAAGTCGCCTCCTTCGTATCCAACAAGCTGTCCCCGATCGATCGGGTGCTGTCGACCAAAACTCATTTTATTTTGAAAAAATACAAGCAGGACGGCGTCATCTTTGAGGATCATCAGGATGATCACCGCATGTTAATCTCTCCGTAA
- a CDS encoding aminotransferase class I/II-fold pyridoxal phosphate-dependent enzyme gives MIKQEPSQTASAEKSMSKYLAPLVREIPPSGIRKFFDLVSGSKDIISLGVGEPDFSTPWHVREACVYSLERGNTKYTPNAGLLELREAIAEYLYESFQLLYEPTDEVIVTIGGSEAIDLALRALIVPGDEILIPEPCYVSYSPITSIGGGIPVGIETFAKDNFKLTAESLKAAITPRSKVLILCYPSNPTGGIMTYEDWLPIAKIVEENDLIVISDEIYAELTYDQKHVSFASIPGMRDRTILVSGFSKAFAMTGWRMGYACGHRDLISAMLKIHQYTVMCAPSMGQVAALEALKNGMEEKDRMVESYNQRRRLVVKGFREIGLSCHEPQGAFYAFPSIASTGMTSDEFAQRLLFEAKVAAVPGHVFGKGGEGFLRCSYAYSVSQLTEAIDRIGNFLAKL, from the coding sequence ATGATTAAGCAAGAACCGTCGCAAACCGCATCGGCTGAGAAGTCGATGTCCAAATATTTGGCGCCGCTCGTGCGGGAAATTCCGCCCTCCGGCATCCGCAAGTTTTTCGACCTGGTCAGCGGCAGCAAAGACATCATTTCGCTCGGTGTCGGCGAGCCGGACTTTTCCACGCCGTGGCACGTACGCGAAGCGTGCGTCTATTCGCTCGAGCGCGGCAATACGAAATATACGCCTAATGCGGGGCTGCTTGAGCTGCGCGAGGCGATTGCCGAGTATTTATACGAATCGTTCCAGCTGCTGTACGAGCCGACGGACGAAGTGATCGTCACCATCGGCGGCAGCGAGGCGATCGACCTGGCGCTGCGGGCGCTCATCGTGCCTGGCGACGAGATTTTGATTCCGGAGCCTTGTTATGTATCGTATTCGCCGATTACCTCGATCGGAGGCGGCATCCCGGTAGGCATCGAAACGTTTGCCAAGGACAATTTCAAGCTGACGGCGGAGTCGCTCAAGGCGGCGATTACGCCGCGTTCGAAGGTGCTGATCCTCTGTTACCCGAGCAACCCGACCGGGGGGATCATGACGTACGAAGATTGGCTGCCGATCGCCAAGATCGTCGAAGAGAACGACCTGATCGTCATCTCCGACGAAATTTACGCCGAGCTGACATATGATCAGAAGCACGTCAGCTTTGCTTCAATTCCGGGCATGCGGGACCGGACGATTCTGGTCAGCGGCTTTTCCAAGGCTTTCGCGATGACCGGCTGGCGGATGGGATACGCTTGCGGACACCGCGATCTGATTTCCGCTATGCTCAAAATCCATCAATACACCGTCATGTGCGCGCCCTCCATGGGGCAAGTGGCCGCTCTCGAAGCGCTGAAGAACGGGATGGAGGAAAAGGACCGGATGGTCGAGTCGTATAACCAGCGGCGCCGCCTTGTCGTTAAAGGGTTCCGTGAAATCGGTCTGAGCTGCCATGAACCGCAGGGCGCTTTCTACGCGTTCCCGTCGATCGCATCGACCGGCATGACCTCGGATGAATTCGCCCAGCGTCTGCTGTTTGAGGCGAAGGTCGCCGCTGTGCCGGGACATGTGTTCGGCAAGGGCGGGGAAGGTTTTCTCCGCTGCTCATACGCTTATTCGGTCAGTCAGCTCACCGAAGCGATTGATCGGATAGGAAATTTCTTGGCTAAATTGTAA
- a CDS encoding aspartyl-phosphate phosphatase Spo0E family protein produces the protein MAFLEYQLADYRKMSWIRESNEKVQWFFRKQKQSSSVTSLEEEIYALRRRLEHLVREDTDLSSPEIVEISMQLDEKINEYMNRGKGDL, from the coding sequence ATGGCTTTTCTGGAATATCAGCTGGCCGACTATCGGAAGATGTCGTGGATTCGCGAATCGAATGAAAAGGTGCAGTGGTTTTTTCGGAAACAAAAGCAATCCTCATCCGTCACGTCTTTGGAGGAAGAGATTTATGCTCTTCGCCGCAGACTGGAGCATTTGGTCCGCGAGGATACGGACCTCAGCTCTCCGGAAATCGTGGAGATCAGCATGCAGCTGGACGAGAAAATCAATGAGTATATGAATCGGGGGAAAGGGGACCTGTGA